Sequence from the Silvibacterium dinghuense genome:
AGAAGACCGGGTTCAGCACCAGATCGCTCAGCACCTCGAGCGCCGTGGGCACGTGCTCGTCAAGCACCTTCATGTTGAAGCAGACCGTCTCCTTGCCGGTAAAGGCATCGAGGTTGCCGCCGATCGCGTCCACTTCGCGCGCAATCCGCTGCGCCGAGCGCGATTTGGTGCCCTTGAAGACCATGTGTTCCACAAAATGCGAAATGCCGTTTACCTCGGGCAGTTCATGCCGGGAGCCCGCGCCGATCCACACCCCCATGGCCACCGAGCGGATGTGGTTCATCTTTTCGGTCAGAATGGTGAGGCCATTGGGCAGAATCGTGCGGCGGATATTGCGTTCATTGCTCATTCAGTCTTTCGACCTTTCCTGGGAGGCCATACGTCACGGGAATTTTGGGGGGCCGTATCTTTCGGAGTTGCGCGGGTCAATATGCAGACAGGGAGCGCGCAGAATGCGCTATGCTGACACAGCGGAAACCGAAACAGCTGATGACGTCTGGCAGAAACAATCTCTATTCCATTTTAGACGCTCCGGAACCCCAGGCGATCCGACCTCTTTTTGGCCTTTCCCATCAGCAACTTACCGTCCTGTCGCAAGAGTTTTCACTGCCTGCGTACCGCGCCCGCCAGCTTTCCCAGGCCCTTTACCGCGACCGCGTGGACTCGCTCGAAGCCCTCACCACGCTGCCCCAGTCCGTCCGCGAGCAGATGCGCGCCGCCGGTTATGAAGTCGGCCGCCCGCGGATTGCCGAGACCTTCCGCTCCGTCGACGGCACCGAACGATACCTCATCGCCACCGCCGATGGCCAGACGGTCGAAACGGTCTGGATGCCCGAAGGCGATGACGGCGAAGCCGGCGACGGATCGGAAGCCGGAGAGGAAGAAGTTCTAACCATCGAGCAGGGAGGCCATCACGACGCGACCATCTGCGTCTCTTCGCAGATCGGCTGCGCGGTCAACTGCCAGTTCTGCCTGACGGCCAAGCTCGGCATCATCCGCAACCTCACGCCAGGCGAGATTGCCGGGCAGGTTGTCGCCGTCCTCGACCGCCACAAGGTCCGCATCGGCCGCGACCGTATCAATCTTGTGTTTATGGGCATGGGCGAGCCGTTTCTGAACTACGACGCCTTCATGGACGCTGTCCGCCTGCTGGTGAACGAAGTCGGCATCGCCGAATCGCGCATGACCGTCTCTACCTCCGGCATCGTCCCCGGCATCGAGCGCTTCGCCACCGAGCCGGTCCGGCCCAAGCTCGCCCTCTCGCTCAACGCCTCCAACGACGCGGTCCGCGAGCAGGTCATGCCCATCACCCGCAAATGGGATATCGCCGCACTCATGGACGCCATCCGCAAGGTGCCGCTGCGCCCCCGCGAACGCGTGACCTTCGAATATGTGCTGCTGGGCGGCGTCAACGATCAGCCGGAGCACGCCAGCGAGGTCATCCGCCTCGTCCGCCGCTGCGGCCTGCCGGCCAAGGTCAACCTCATTGCCTGGAACCCCGGCCCCGGCATCCCCTACACCATGCCCGCGCCCGCAAGCGTCGAACGATTCCAGCAGGCGCTCATCGCCGCCGGCATCCCCGCCTTCCTGCGCCGTCCCCGAGGACGCGACATCTACGCCGCCTGCGGCCAGCTCAAGCGCACCGTCGAAGCCTGAGAGCCTGTTATGAACTTTCCCGCAGCGGACGCTGGGCGCCAATTTTTTCGAGGTCGAGGAGCGAGTTGCGACGGATATCGGGTTATCTCCGAGCAGCGAGCGACGAAGAGATCGGGAAAATTGGCCCCAGCCCTGAAGGGTTGCGGGGAAAATCGGCCCATACTTCGTTGTCGGCCTCGCCTAGGAATAGCCTATGTCTTCGGCCTCCGCCTCGTCTGCGCCGATTTTCCCCAGCAACGCCGCTCGCGCGAAAGTTCATAACAGGCTCTATGCTCCTTTTTTCTGCAACTTGAAACGGTAGGTCAGCGCCAGGTATCCCAGCGTGATGGGCGAACCGTGGCCGTTGTTCGCCATCACCGCTCCTGGAGCAAAATGCGCCACACCAGCATTCATCACCACCGAAGAAGTCACGAGGTACTTCGCCGAGGCGTCGAATTCGCGCCCGATCCCGTCGCTCTTGAATCCACCCGTCGGCGGCTTTACCACCGTACTCGCCGATCCGCTGTAGACGCTGTCCTTGCCCGTCGCCGTCTGCAGAAACTCCCCCTGGATCAGGAGCGTCAGCCGTGAATCCGGCCGCAGGTCGAGGTTGATCCGCTCCTGCTGGATGTTCTGCCAGCCGAAGA
This genomic interval carries:
- the rlmN gene encoding 23S rRNA (adenine(2503)-C(2))-methyltransferase RlmN, with the protein product MTSGRNNLYSILDAPEPQAIRPLFGLSHQQLTVLSQEFSLPAYRARQLSQALYRDRVDSLEALTTLPQSVREQMRAAGYEVGRPRIAETFRSVDGTERYLIATADGQTVETVWMPEGDDGEAGDGSEAGEEEVLTIEQGGHHDATICVSSQIGCAVNCQFCLTAKLGIIRNLTPGEIAGQVVAVLDRHKVRIGRDRINLVFMGMGEPFLNYDAFMDAVRLLVNEVGIAESRMTVSTSGIVPGIERFATEPVRPKLALSLNASNDAVREQVMPITRKWDIAALMDAIRKVPLRPRERVTFEYVLLGGVNDQPEHASEVIRLVRRCGLPAKVNLIAWNPGPGIPYTMPAPASVERFQQALIAAGIPAFLRRPRGRDIYAACGQLKRTVEA